In Propionimicrobium sp. PCR01-08-3, one DNA window encodes the following:
- the mshC gene encoding cysteine--1-D-myo-inosityl 2-amino-2-deoxy-alpha-D-glucopyranoside ligase produces MHAWSAPRVPNLPRNTNPEIDDRVRVWDTESRALKAVGPASGTAGLYVCGITPYDATHLGHAFTYLTFDLLQRAWRDLGLDVSYVQNITDVDDPLLERANQTGQDWEELAASQVELFRADMAALRILPPEHYIAATEALDLVTGTVEKLEAKNLAYQVKDETHPDWYFRSDAVEGFGEMSHLNRDEQLVEFADKGGDPERPGKVDALDSLVWRMARDGEPSWPSPLGRGRPGWHVECTAIAQRYLGADFSVQGGGSDLAFPHHEMCAAVGRAVTGERFADAYVHVGMVALDGQKMSKSLGNLELVSRLRGQGIAAPVIRLALLTHHYRTDWEWFATDIDKAQRRADAWAAAFASPAGTPTGPVLDDLRRAMRDDLNSPEALAIVDEWSAATLAGDGEDVQSPTQVAEAVDALLGISLN; encoded by the coding sequence ATGCATGCTTGGTCTGCCCCTCGAGTCCCGAACCTGCCGCGCAACACGAACCCCGAGATCGACGACAGGGTACGCGTGTGGGATACCGAATCTCGCGCGTTGAAGGCAGTCGGCCCCGCCAGCGGCACTGCCGGTCTTTATGTCTGCGGCATCACACCCTACGACGCGACCCATCTGGGGCATGCATTCACCTACCTGACCTTCGACCTGCTGCAACGCGCCTGGCGTGATCTGGGGCTCGACGTCAGCTACGTGCAGAACATCACCGACGTCGACGATCCGCTGCTGGAGAGGGCGAACCAGACCGGCCAGGACTGGGAAGAATTAGCGGCCTCACAAGTGGAGCTTTTCCGTGCCGACATGGCGGCGCTGCGGATACTGCCTCCCGAGCACTACATCGCCGCCACGGAGGCACTCGACCTGGTGACCGGCACGGTCGAAAAGCTGGAAGCCAAGAACCTCGCCTACCAGGTCAAAGATGAGACGCATCCCGATTGGTATTTCCGCTCGGATGCGGTCGAAGGTTTCGGCGAGATGTCCCATCTCAACCGTGACGAGCAGCTGGTCGAGTTCGCTGACAAGGGCGGCGACCCCGAGCGTCCGGGCAAGGTGGACGCACTCGACTCGCTGGTGTGGCGGATGGCCCGCGACGGTGAACCTTCGTGGCCCTCGCCATTGGGCCGTGGCCGTCCTGGCTGGCACGTCGAGTGCACGGCAATCGCCCAGCGCTACCTGGGTGCGGATTTCTCGGTGCAAGGTGGCGGCTCCGATCTCGCGTTCCCGCACCATGAGATGTGTGCCGCGGTTGGACGCGCAGTCACCGGCGAGCGTTTCGCCGACGCCTACGTGCACGTGGGGATGGTCGCCCTCGACGGGCAGAAGATGAGCAAGTCGCTGGGCAACCTGGAGTTGGTCTCCCGGCTGCGCGGCCAGGGCATTGCCGCTCCGGTGATTCGGCTGGCTCTGCTCACCCACCACTACCGCACCGATTGGGAGTGGTTCGCCACCGATATCGACAAGGCGCAACGCAGGGCGGACGCATGGGCGGCTGCCTTCGCCAGCCCGGCGGGCACTCCGACCGGGCCGGTCCTCGATGACCTTCGCCGCGCCATGCGAGACGATCTCAACTCCCCGGAGGCCTTGGCGATCGTGGACGAGTGGAGTGCAGCCACGCTCGCCGGAGACGGTGAGGACGTCCAGTCACCCACCCAGGTTGCCGAGGCAGTGGACGCTCTGCTGGGCATTTCGCTCAACTAA
- a CDS encoding DUF3090 domain-containing protein: MALDWAYPARKPSPVDDRQVASGVQHTSPALKVIVCVRGRPQIVRTAAGGCATNQPSITESQRTRKNALTLSFMEPTHRYAFPDRFVSGAVGVVEHRVFFVQTRQGSRMTNVVCEPQQIRVLAEHISEVLKELEGFGIFAEPATNRARPHDSGPLDVPLDEDFRAGTMAITWVPDPASLQIELFALGVYQRLNEPGSQSKPGEALQVSITLDQARDFIVRTGQLLGTDTPSCPFCGQPIWPGGHLCPRCNGYRKPLIEFDRRTSNIARD; the protein is encoded by the coding sequence ATGGCCCTCGACTGGGCCTATCCCGCCCGTAAGCCTAGCCCGGTCGACGATCGGCAAGTCGCGAGCGGGGTACAGCACACATCACCGGCCCTGAAGGTGATCGTGTGTGTTCGAGGTAGACCGCAGATCGTTCGGACGGCGGCCGGCGGGTGTGCAACTAATCAGCCATCCATCACCGAATCCCAGCGAACCCGTAAGAACGCGCTTACCCTGAGTTTCATGGAGCCAACCCATAGGTATGCATTCCCTGACAGGTTTGTCAGTGGGGCAGTGGGTGTCGTCGAGCATCGGGTCTTCTTTGTGCAGACTCGCCAGGGATCGCGAATGACGAACGTGGTCTGCGAACCTCAGCAGATCCGAGTACTGGCCGAGCACATCAGCGAGGTCCTGAAAGAACTGGAGGGATTCGGGATCTTCGCCGAACCCGCAACCAATCGGGCTCGTCCGCACGACAGCGGACCTCTCGATGTTCCCTTGGACGAAGACTTCAGGGCCGGGACGATGGCCATCACCTGGGTGCCGGACCCTGCCTCGCTGCAGATCGAACTGTTCGCCCTCGGTGTCTACCAGAGACTGAACGAGCCGGGATCCCAAAGCAAGCCGGGCGAGGCGCTGCAGGTGTCGATAACTCTCGACCAGGCGCGTGACTTCATCGTCCGTACCGGGCAATTGCTGGGTACTGATACCCCCAGCTGTCCGTTCTGCGGACAGCCGATCTGGCCCGGCGGGCACCTGTGCCCGCGCTGCAATGGCTATCGCAAACCCTTGATCGAGTTCGACCGCCGCACCTCGAATATCGCTCGAGATTGA
- a CDS encoding undecaprenyl-diphosphate phosphatase — translation MGWLEAIVLGIVQGLTEFLPISSSAHQLVVGQLFFSGHDPGSAFTAVTQLGTETAVIIYFAKDIGRIIKQWVLSLLGKVPSSDPDARMGWFVIAGSIPIGALGILFQDSIDTTLRNLWITVAMLGGVGLVLGWADRVASKHEVVPGVAKRQLGPKELHDLTWRDAIIFGLAQACALIPGVSRSGGTISGGLFMGYSRPAATRYAFLLAIPAVFASGLYKLKDIGEDACVAWGPTILATVIAGVVGYAVIAWLLRYITTHSFTPFVVYRVVLALTLAVLLLTGYLDPSVPIVTGCVS, via the coding sequence ATGGGTTGGCTCGAGGCCATCGTCTTGGGCATCGTTCAGGGGCTCACCGAGTTCTTGCCGATCAGTTCCAGCGCCCATCAATTGGTGGTTGGTCAGCTGTTTTTCTCCGGTCACGATCCGGGATCCGCATTCACCGCCGTGACCCAGCTGGGCACCGAGACCGCTGTGATCATCTACTTCGCCAAAGACATCGGGCGGATCATCAAGCAGTGGGTGCTGTCGCTGCTGGGCAAGGTGCCGAGCAGCGATCCGGACGCCCGGATGGGCTGGTTCGTGATTGCGGGATCGATCCCGATCGGCGCACTCGGCATCTTGTTTCAGGATTCGATCGACACCACATTGCGCAATTTGTGGATCACTGTCGCGATGCTCGGCGGAGTCGGCCTGGTGCTGGGATGGGCCGACCGTGTCGCGTCGAAGCATGAGGTCGTTCCAGGGGTCGCCAAGCGCCAGCTCGGGCCCAAGGAATTGCACGACCTGACGTGGCGTGACGCGATCATCTTCGGTCTGGCCCAGGCATGCGCGCTGATTCCTGGAGTGTCTCGTTCCGGCGGCACCATTTCCGGCGGGCTGTTCATGGGGTACTCGAGGCCCGCCGCCACCCGCTACGCCTTCCTCCTCGCCATTCCGGCAGTCTTCGCGTCCGGCCTGTACAAATTGAAGGACATCGGCGAAGACGCATGCGTTGCATGGGGCCCGACGATCTTGGCGACGGTCATCGCGGGCGTGGTGGGGTATGCCGTGATCGCATGGCTGCTGCGTTACATCACCACCCACTCGTTCACCCCGTTCGTGGTCTACCGGGTGGTGCTGGCCCTTACCCTCGCCGTCCTGCTGCTCACCGGCTATCTCGATCCGTCCGTGCCGATCGTGACCGGCTGCGTAAGCTGA
- a CDS encoding aldo/keto reductase, producing the protein MQRRAVGSSGLSVGRLGLGTMTWGSDVSPDMARSLLRTFVEAGGDLVDTAPAYGGGRAEELIGRYMRSDLRRDDLVIATKAGFGTHGGAQAIDTSKGALLDDLTGSLRRLRTDHVDLWQIHAWGDAPLEETLAALDQAVHSGMARYVGVCNYIGWQLGTAAAWQRAMPGRAHLVSGQIEYSLLARRAEVEVLPALQHHGMGLFPWSPLGRGVLTGKYRGGTPRDSRGGRDHMAWFVEPYLDTRSDAVVDAVARAADGLRLTTAQVAMLWVRDAPGVTAPLLGARTVQQLSSLLSVDDVTLPKPIVQALDDVTGGPHAGRDW; encoded by the coding sequence ATGCAACGACGGGCAGTGGGTTCGAGCGGGCTAAGCGTCGGGCGTTTGGGGCTGGGCACCATGACCTGGGGCAGCGATGTCTCCCCCGATATGGCGCGATCGCTGCTTCGGACCTTCGTCGAAGCGGGTGGCGACCTCGTCGACACTGCTCCTGCCTACGGTGGGGGACGCGCCGAAGAGCTCATCGGCCGCTATATGCGCAGCGACCTGCGCCGCGACGACCTGGTCATCGCCACGAAAGCCGGATTCGGGACGCATGGCGGCGCGCAAGCCATCGACACATCCAAAGGTGCGCTGCTGGACGATCTGACCGGATCGTTGCGGAGATTGCGCACCGACCATGTCGATCTGTGGCAGATACATGCGTGGGGCGATGCGCCACTCGAAGAGACACTTGCCGCCCTCGATCAGGCCGTCCATTCGGGCATGGCCCGCTACGTCGGTGTCTGCAACTACATCGGCTGGCAACTGGGCACCGCTGCCGCCTGGCAGCGGGCAATGCCCGGACGCGCCCACCTGGTGAGCGGACAGATCGAGTATTCGCTGCTGGCCCGCCGGGCCGAGGTCGAGGTGCTGCCGGCGCTTCAGCACCACGGCATGGGTTTGTTTCCCTGGTCCCCGTTGGGACGCGGCGTGCTCACGGGCAAGTATCGAGGCGGCACTCCAAGGGATTCGCGTGGCGGCAGGGACCACATGGCCTGGTTCGTCGAGCCCTATCTCGATACCCGCTCGGACGCCGTCGTCGACGCGGTGGCCCGTGCCGCCGACGGATTGCGTTTGACGACTGCCCAGGTCGCCATGCTGTGGGTACGCGATGCCCCCGGAGTGACCGCACCATTGCTCGGTGCCCGCACCGTGCAACAGTTGTCGTCCTTGCTCTCGGTGGACGATGTGACCCTACCCAAGCCGATCGTGCAGGCGCTCGATGACGTGACGGGTGGTCCACACGCAGGCAGGGATTGGTAG
- a CDS encoding DUF5703 family protein, producing the protein MSGAEFEVGQINLPRWVTNKQVQRVLTDQAEHGGWELMRLRQYRDGSRQAWLRRKIIKVRPTLYA; encoded by the coding sequence ATCTCCGGTGCAGAGTTCGAGGTTGGCCAGATCAACCTTCCGCGATGGGTAACCAACAAGCAGGTCCAGCGCGTGCTCACCGATCAGGCCGAGCACGGCGGTTGGGAGCTGATGCGGCTGCGTCAGTATCGCGACGGCAGCCGCCAGGCCTGGTTACGGCGCAAAATCATCAAGGTACGTCCGACGCTCTACGCGTGA
- a CDS encoding L-serine ammonia-lyase, whose protein sequence is MSNGSEAGSGVYVSALDLFSIGVGPSSSHTVGPMRAGLDFRNRLRDAGQFDSVTRFRCRLEGSLAATGVGHGTPDAVIAGLRGYEPESVDPGVVHGNWTRLYAGEVLDIDHVPLSRDDIEFAPLSRHGGHPNAMMLIAEHAGSILATETYLSIGGGFIRRLGEEPGAGTTGTQLKHRYRNMAELLALTHFETDPTTVIPAQTFPADAGTERTTFPSCRRTIAEIAWEDEVALHGADPAVQGLDAIWQTMRECIERGLSSEGTLPGGLKVRRRAAAGWRSLLSQGVSRNSVDALSMYALAVNEENAAGGRVVTAPTNGAAGVLPAVLYGACVEEDFPTDTIRTFLLTATAVGSIFKANASISGAEAGCQAEVGSACAMAAAGLTAIRGGTPEQIENAAEIAIEHHLGLTCDPVGGLVQIPCIERNAIAGATAVAASRLALLGDGRHVVPLDVTIETMRQTGADMSERYKETSRAGLAVNVVEC, encoded by the coding sequence ATGAGCAATGGATCTGAGGCCGGGAGCGGAGTTTATGTCTCTGCGCTCGACCTCTTTTCTATCGGCGTCGGACCGTCGAGCTCGCACACGGTGGGGCCGATGCGCGCCGGACTAGATTTCCGGAATCGGCTGCGGGACGCAGGCCAGTTCGATTCGGTAACGCGATTCCGTTGCCGGCTGGAAGGCTCGCTGGCCGCTACCGGGGTCGGCCACGGCACACCGGACGCGGTGATCGCCGGATTGCGGGGCTATGAGCCCGAAAGCGTCGATCCCGGCGTGGTTCACGGCAATTGGACGCGGCTGTATGCGGGCGAAGTTCTCGACATCGACCATGTACCCCTGAGCAGGGACGACATCGAGTTCGCTCCCCTGTCAAGACATGGCGGACATCCCAACGCGATGATGCTGATCGCCGAGCATGCCGGTTCGATTCTTGCCACCGAGACCTACCTGTCGATCGGTGGCGGTTTCATCCGCAGGCTCGGCGAGGAGCCGGGTGCGGGGACCACAGGCACCCAACTCAAGCATCGCTATCGAAACATGGCCGAATTGCTGGCGCTCACCCATTTCGAAACCGATCCGACAACGGTCATTCCCGCACAGACCTTCCCGGCGGACGCCGGCACCGAACGAACCACCTTTCCCTCGTGCCGTCGCACCATTGCCGAAATCGCCTGGGAAGACGAGGTCGCGCTGCACGGGGCAGATCCGGCTGTACAGGGGTTGGATGCGATCTGGCAGACCATGCGGGAATGCATCGAGCGCGGGTTGTCGTCCGAAGGCACGCTGCCGGGCGGACTGAAGGTGCGGCGCAGGGCCGCCGCAGGCTGGCGCTCGCTGCTGAGCCAAGGCGTATCGCGCAACTCCGTTGACGCGCTCTCGATGTACGCCCTTGCCGTCAACGAAGAAAACGCGGCAGGCGGGCGCGTGGTGACCGCTCCGACCAACGGCGCCGCCGGCGTGCTGCCGGCGGTGCTCTACGGGGCCTGCGTGGAAGAGGATTTCCCGACAGATACCATCCGGACCTTTTTACTCACCGCGACAGCCGTCGGATCAATCTTCAAAGCGAATGCCTCGATCTCGGGGGCCGAAGCAGGATGCCAGGCCGAAGTCGGCAGCGCCTGCGCCATGGCCGCGGCCGGGCTCACCGCGATACGCGGCGGAACACCCGAGCAGATCGAGAACGCCGCAGAGATCGCCATCGAGCATCACCTCGGCCTGACCTGCGATCCGGTGGGTGGCTTGGTGCAGATTCCGTGCATCGAACGCAACGCGATCGCCGGCGCCACAGCGGTGGCCGCCAGCCGGCTGGCATTGCTCGGTGATGGACGCCACGTCGTCCCGCTCGATGTCACCATCGAAACCATGCGGCAGACCGGGGCAGACATGTCGGAGCGCTACAAGGAAACCAGCCGGGCGGGGCTGGCCGTCAACGTCGTGGAGTGCTGA
- a CDS encoding NifB/NifX family molybdenum-iron cluster-binding protein translates to MKLTVPVAEDGQIDPRFGKAVRMGVGSVTDEGELQDWQIHEVGWDVLHDQGEHGQHHARIVRFLKDNGIDRVIFAHMGQPMMHTINKMGLLLIEAPIMDAKDAVVQAAALEQQ, encoded by the coding sequence ATGAAACTTACTGTTCCCGTTGCCGAAGATGGCCAGATCGATCCCCGCTTCGGGAAGGCGGTGCGGATGGGTGTGGGCTCCGTCACCGATGAAGGAGAACTGCAAGATTGGCAGATACATGAGGTCGGTTGGGATGTGCTGCACGATCAAGGCGAACACGGCCAGCATCACGCCCGCATCGTGCGGTTCCTGAAAGACAACGGGATCGACCGCGTGATCTTCGCGCACATGGGGCAGCCCATGATGCACACCATCAACAAGATGGGCCTGCTCTTGATCGAGGCGCCCATCATGGACGCCAAGGACGCGGTCGTTCAAGCGGCGGCTCTTGAGCAACAGTGA
- the dprA gene encoding DNA-processing protein DprA: MSGLDEERQARAVLTSICEPGHLKLARLISEHGPIATVDALRCSGTESAWGQRARKADGATLLVEAKQWGIRFVIPGDEEWPVQLDDLEHGAEVQGLGGIPVGLWVAGPWSLRAWARSSVAVVGARAATRYGEAVASDLAAHLASGPGEYSVVSGGAYGIDAAAHRGAMVCDGRTIGVYAGGLDEPYPRGNARLFEELKGEHVVVSEVAPGIHVTRAAFLARNRLIAALTVGTVVVEAAARSGARNTASWAAALGRVVMAVPGSVHSAMSVGCHRLIRDGQATLVCDADDVKALLAPVGLGPDLPERGADRVLDDVDPHLLAIREAMPARGAVGPPELAEKCGQTVPRVVAGLVELEILGLVKQDEQGMWRLKRPTAGKQRSEATIW, translated from the coding sequence ATGAGTGGTCTCGATGAAGAGCGGCAGGCGAGAGCGGTACTGACCAGCATTTGTGAGCCTGGTCACCTGAAACTGGCGCGCCTGATCTCGGAACACGGGCCGATCGCCACCGTCGACGCCTTACGGTGCAGCGGCACCGAATCAGCGTGGGGGCAACGTGCCAGGAAAGCCGACGGCGCGACATTACTTGTCGAGGCGAAACAATGGGGGATTCGTTTCGTCATACCGGGCGATGAGGAATGGCCTGTGCAATTGGACGATCTTGAGCACGGCGCGGAAGTCCAGGGATTGGGCGGTATCCCCGTCGGGCTATGGGTGGCAGGCCCATGGTCACTGCGGGCATGGGCGCGTTCCAGCGTCGCCGTGGTCGGGGCGCGCGCCGCGACCCGGTACGGTGAGGCCGTGGCAAGCGATCTCGCCGCGCACCTAGCGTCTGGCCCCGGGGAGTACTCCGTGGTCTCGGGCGGTGCCTACGGCATCGATGCTGCTGCACATCGTGGCGCAATGGTCTGCGATGGCAGGACAATCGGTGTCTACGCCGGCGGTCTCGACGAACCATATCCGCGGGGCAATGCCCGGCTCTTCGAAGAACTGAAAGGCGAACATGTGGTGGTTTCAGAGGTTGCACCCGGAATACATGTGACCCGGGCCGCATTCTTGGCGAGGAACCGACTGATTGCCGCCCTGACCGTGGGAACCGTGGTCGTCGAGGCAGCAGCCAGGTCAGGAGCACGAAATACCGCGAGTTGGGCAGCAGCGTTAGGACGCGTGGTGATGGCTGTGCCCGGATCGGTGCACTCGGCAATGTCGGTTGGCTGCCATCGCCTGATCCGGGATGGGCAGGCGACTCTGGTCTGCGACGCCGACGATGTGAAGGCGCTGCTTGCCCCGGTGGGGCTGGGCCCTGATCTGCCTGAACGCGGAGCCGATCGGGTGCTTGACGATGTCGATCCCCACTTGCTGGCGATACGTGAGGCGATGCCGGCCCGTGGTGCGGTAGGCCCTCCGGAGTTGGCCGAGAAGTGCGGGCAGACGGTTCCGCGAGTGGTTGCCGGGCTCGTCGAACTCGAGATCCTCGGATTGGTGAAGCAAGACGAACAGGGCATGTGGCGGCTGAAGCGTCCGACCGCGGGAAAACAGCGAAGTGAAGCGACGATCTGGTAA
- a CDS encoding YifB family Mg chelatase-like AAA ATPase, translating to MLGMQGTLIEVEASIGAGLPRTVLVGLPDTALYEARDRCRAAVAGAGLAWPSQLLTINLTPASLPKAGSHYDLAIVAAVLAASDVVPRSIAASSVLVGELGLDGRVREVRGVLPALLAARDAGFERAIVPAGQVTEAGLATGISIWGVSCLADLIEVLHGRPVLDPPAAAARAASPPDVYQPDLVDVRGQPEACWALEVAAAGGHHIFLHGAPGVGKSMLAQRLPTLLPDLTAEESLEVSAVHSLAGYSLNSGLMRRPPYSNPHHNASMAAMVGGGMRVARPGAISLAHRGVLFLDEAPEFSPRVLDALRTPLETGQITIARSAGQACYPARFQLVMAANPCQCGMLGVPGANCRCTPMSVRRYNERLSGPILDRIDIHHRLLPSLLVSSRISAGEPSAIVAARVAQARERQARRLAGSPWRLNGDVPGAQLRKLPEPQDMSLLDNAVRAGRLSARGIDKVLRIAWTLADLDGHDRVSKGNLAAALGLRQDSWRCAA from the coding sequence ATGCTCGGCATGCAGGGCACTCTGATCGAAGTGGAGGCGTCGATCGGTGCCGGGTTGCCCAGAACGGTGCTCGTCGGGCTGCCCGATACTGCTCTCTATGAGGCCAGGGATCGCTGTCGTGCGGCTGTCGCGGGTGCCGGGCTGGCTTGGCCCAGTCAGCTGCTGACCATCAACCTGACACCGGCAAGCTTGCCGAAGGCCGGTTCTCACTACGACCTGGCGATCGTCGCAGCCGTGCTCGCGGCGAGCGATGTAGTGCCGCGTTCCATCGCGGCCTCAAGTGTGCTGGTGGGCGAATTGGGACTCGACGGACGAGTCCGTGAAGTGCGGGGAGTGCTTCCGGCCCTGCTCGCCGCCAGAGACGCCGGTTTCGAACGAGCGATCGTACCGGCCGGGCAAGTTACCGAAGCCGGGCTGGCGACAGGTATCTCGATCTGGGGAGTGAGCTGTCTGGCCGATCTGATCGAGGTATTGCACGGGCGCCCGGTGCTCGATCCGCCTGCCGCAGCCGCCCGCGCGGCGTCCCCACCCGATGTGTATCAGCCCGATCTGGTAGATGTCAGGGGCCAGCCAGAAGCCTGCTGGGCCTTGGAGGTCGCTGCTGCGGGCGGGCATCACATCTTCTTGCACGGAGCCCCTGGTGTGGGCAAATCGATGCTGGCGCAACGGCTTCCCACGTTGCTACCGGATCTCACCGCTGAAGAATCGTTGGAGGTGTCAGCGGTGCATTCGCTGGCCGGATATTCGCTGAACAGCGGATTGATGAGGCGTCCGCCCTATTCGAATCCGCATCACAATGCATCGATGGCGGCGATGGTCGGAGGGGGAATGCGGGTGGCGCGTCCTGGTGCGATCTCGCTGGCCCATCGGGGTGTGCTCTTCTTGGATGAGGCGCCCGAGTTCAGCCCACGGGTGCTCGATGCGCTACGAACCCCGCTGGAGACCGGACAAATCACCATCGCACGATCGGCCGGCCAGGCGTGTTATCCGGCCAGATTTCAGCTGGTGATGGCCGCGAACCCCTGCCAGTGCGGCATGCTCGGTGTGCCGGGTGCGAATTGCCGATGCACGCCGATGAGCGTGCGGCGCTATAACGAGCGGTTAAGCGGGCCCATTCTCGACAGGATCGATATTCACCATCGGTTACTGCCGTCGCTGCTGGTGTCATCCCGGATTTCGGCGGGGGAGCCGAGCGCAATAGTCGCTGCACGGGTAGCGCAGGCGCGTGAAAGGCAGGCTCGTCGCCTGGCCGGCAGCCCCTGGCGACTCAACGGCGATGTTCCTGGTGCGCAATTGCGCAAGCTTCCTGAACCACAAGATATGTCCCTTCTGGACAACGCGGTGCGCGCTGGCCGGCTCAGTGCGCGTGGGATCGACAAGGTACTGCGGATTGCGTGGACGCTCGCGGATCTGGATGGGCATGACCGCGTCTCGAAGGGAAATCTGGCGGCGGCATTAGGACTTCGGCAAGACAGTTGGAGGTGCGCGGCATGA
- a CDS encoding YraN family protein, translating to MGTSDLASEPNAEREVRTIHGAEYPAGKDIRRALGNWGEQLAAEYLIALGWKIIARNWRCPVGEADLICLEPAAERLPIGVVVEVKCRSGRGFGDPLEAITYAKQKKLRQLAVAWRKAEIAALSDLRVDAVGILKLPGAAPLIRHVRGAA from the coding sequence ATGGGCACATCGGATCTGGCATCCGAACCAAACGCGGAGCGTGAGGTTCGTACTATCCACGGTGCCGAATATCCGGCCGGGAAAGATATCCGGCGGGCTCTCGGCAATTGGGGTGAGCAGCTTGCGGCGGAGTACCTCATCGCCCTCGGGTGGAAGATCATTGCACGCAACTGGCGCTGCCCGGTGGGAGAAGCCGATCTGATCTGTCTGGAGCCGGCAGCGGAGAGGCTGCCGATCGGTGTCGTCGTCGAGGTGAAATGCCGCAGCGGACGGGGCTTCGGGGATCCGTTGGAAGCCATCACCTACGCCAAACAGAAGAAGCTACGGCAACTGGCAGTGGCATGGCGTAAGGCCGAGATAGCCGCGCTGTCGGACCTTCGAGTGGACGCAGTTGGCATCCTCAAGCTGCCCGGTGCTGCGCCACTGATCAGGCATGTGCGAGGTGCGGCGTGA
- a CDS encoding DUF2469 domain-containing protein — translation MSSDDLEAYEAKLELDLYREYKDVVDIFTYAVETERRFYLCNQVDLKVRTEGGDVYYEVSMGDAWVWDMYRPARFVKSAKVLTFRDVSIEELQHRELEIPDQE, via the coding sequence ATGAGCAGTGATGACCTGGAGGCCTACGAGGCCAAGCTGGAACTCGACTTGTACCGCGAGTACAAGGACGTGGTCGACATCTTCACCTACGCGGTGGAGACCGAACGGCGTTTCTATCTGTGCAACCAGGTCGACCTGAAGGTCCGCACCGAGGGCGGGGACGTCTATTACGAAGTCTCCATGGGAGACGCTTGGGTCTGGGACATGTACCGTCCGGCGAGATTCGTGAAATCCGCCAAGGTGCTGACGTTCCGGGATGTCTCGATCGAAGAACTGCAGCATCGCGAATTGGAGATCCCCGACCAGGAGTGA
- a CDS encoding ribonuclease HII: MTVIRPGKGIFGYERALHRAGFQLVAGADEAGRGACAGPLVAGAVVLDERSARHLDGLNDSKLLTAKTRERLYDQITQYAVAWSVCEISPAECDLLGMHEADLQGLRRALLRLYPEPDFVLTDGFPVAGVGCPGLAVWKGDQVAACVAAASIIAKVTRDHIMCEFDQLYPGYEFAGHKGYCTPVHQRHLEEMGPCEIHRLRYENVRAAARVASQ, from the coding sequence ATGACAGTCATTCGTCCCGGCAAGGGGATATTCGGATACGAGAGAGCGCTGCACAGGGCGGGTTTCCAGCTGGTGGCAGGCGCCGATGAGGCCGGACGCGGAGCCTGCGCCGGGCCCCTGGTGGCAGGCGCCGTGGTTTTGGACGAGCGCTCGGCGCGACATCTCGACGGACTGAACGATTCGAAACTGCTGACCGCCAAGACCCGGGAGCGGCTCTACGACCAGATCACCCAGTACGCGGTGGCGTGGTCGGTCTGCGAGATCTCGCCCGCCGAGTGCGACCTTCTCGGCATGCACGAGGCCGACCTACAAGGCCTGCGGCGCGCCCTCCTCAGGCTTTATCCCGAGCCTGATTTCGTGTTGACGGACGGATTTCCGGTGGCCGGTGTCGGCTGCCCCGGCCTGGCCGTGTGGAAGGGCGACCAAGTGGCGGCGTGCGTGGCGGCAGCGTCCATCATCGCGAAAGTCACCAGGGACCACATCATGTGCGAATTCGATCAGCTGTACCCCGGCTACGAATTCGCCGGTCACAAGGGATACTGCACGCCCGTGCATCAGCGGCACCTCGAAGAAATGGGGCCTTGCGAGATACACCGCCTGCGGTATGAGAACGTCCGGGCAGCGGCTAGAGTGGCCTCACAATGA